The DNA segment CCATGGTGATAGCCGATCAACACCAGCACCAGCGCCAGCTTGGCATGCATCCATCCCTGCCCCGGACCGCGCCCGATCCCGTAGCCGATATACAGCCACAGCCCGAACACCAGCGCCGGCACCGCCAGCATGGACATGAAGCGGTAGAGCTTGCGCGCCATCAGCAGCAGGCGCTGCACGCTGGCCGGCTCACGCTCCATGGCGAGGTTGACGAAGATGCGCGGCAGGTAGAACAGGCCAGCGAACCAGGAGACAACGAAAACGATGTGCAGCGCTTTAACCCAGAGCATCTGGCCTTTTTTCTGGTTGGGTTCCCATGGGAACGCATGGAAACAGTGAAACGGTGGGGATGCGCAACGGGAGGCGGCACGGCACGCGTGCCGCCAGCCCGCTCAGGTGCGGATCTCGCCGTGGCCGAACACCACGTACTTCAGCGAAGTCAGGCCTTCCAGGCCGACCGGGCCGCGTGCGTGCAGCTTGTCGTTGGAGATGCCGATCTCGGCGCCCAGGCCGTACTCGAAGCCATCGGCAAAGCGCGTCGACGCATTGATCATCACGCTGGCCGAGTCCACCTCGCGCAGGAAACGCATGCCGGTGGTGTAGTTCTCGGTGATGATGGAATCGGTATGCGCCGAGCCGTAGGTATTGATGTGCTCGATGGCCTCGTCCAGCCCGGCCACGGTGCGGATCGCCAGCACCGGCGCCAGGTACTCGAGCCGCCAGTCTTCTTCGGTGGCGTCGACCAGGCCGGTGAAACCGGCCGCTTCCAGCGTGGCGCGGGTAGCGGCGCACACGCGCAGCTCCACGCCCTTTTCCTGGTAGATGCGGCACAGCGGCGGCAGCGCCGCGGCGGCGACAGCGCGCGCGACCAGCAGCGTTTCCATCGTGTTGCAGGGTGCGTAGCGCTGGGTCTTGGCGTTGTCGGCAACGCGCACGGCCTTGTCCAGATCCGCGTCCACATCGATATAGACGTGGCAGATGCCATCCAGGTGCTTGATCATGGGCACCCGCGCTTCTGCCATCAGGCGCGCGATCAGGCTCTTGCCGCCGCGCGGCACGATCACGTCGACGTATTCGGTCATAGTGACGAGGCGGCCAACCGCGGCGCGGTCGGTGGTCGAGATCACCTGCACCGCTTCGGGCGGCAGGCCGGCGGCGGCCAGGCCCTCGGCCACCAGGGCGGCCAGCGCGGTATTGGAATCGATCGCCTCGGAGCCGCCGCGCAGGATGGTGGCGTTGCCCGACTTCAGGCACAGCGCGGCTGCGTCGATGGTCACGTTGGGGCGCGATTCGTAGATGATGCCGATGACGCCCAGCGGTACCCGCATCTGGCCCACCTGGATGCCGGTGGGACGGAATTTCATGTTGCTGATCTCGCCGATCGGGTCCGCCAGCGCGGCGATCTGTTCCAGGCCGGCGGCCATGGTGTCGATCGCCTTGTCCGAGAGCGTCAGGCGGTCGATGAAAGCGGCATCCTGACCGTTGGCTCGCGCACGCTCCACGTCGCCGGCGTTCACGGCCTTGAGGTGCGCGGCGTCGCGGCGGATGGCGGCGGCGATGGTCAGCAGCGCGCGGTTCTTGTCCGCGGTGGAGGCGCGCGCCATGGCGCGGGAGGCGGCGCGGGCCTGCTGGCCGACGCGGTCCATGTATTGCTTGAGATCGAGCTCGTTCATATTCCTGGCCAGGGGACCCGGCCCTCAATGCTTGGTTTTTTGTCGGCTACGGCTGGCTATGCGGGTCACTGGCAGTGATCTCCAACGACCGCGCTACCGGCTACCGGCCTGCGGGCTTACCGGGCGATGGTCAGCGCCAGCTGCAGCAGGCCATCCCAGGGCTCGGCCGGCATGCCTTCGGCGCGCAGGCCCTTGACCTGCCGGTCCAGCTTGGCGGCCATGCCCAGCGCCGCTTCCAGCTGCGCCAGCGAGAGGCGCTGCGCGGCCTGCGGCACCAGCTTTTCGCGCGGGCCCCAGATACGCAGTTCACGCGTCAGGACACCGATCTGCTTGCCTGCCGCCAGCCCTTGCCGGACCTTGGATAATACGCGAATTTCCTCGGTCAGCGCCCACAGCACCAGCACCGTGGCCTCGCCCTCCCCGCGTAGCCCTTCGAGCATGCGCACCAGGCGCGGCACGTCGCCGCTGAGCATGGCTTCGGAGAGCTTGAAGACGTCGTAGCGGGCCACGTTGAGCACCGCATCGTGCACCTGCTCGAAGGTCAGCGGACCAGCGGGATACAGCAGGCCGAGCTTCTGGATTTCCTGGTGAGCGGCCAGCAGGTTGCCTTCGACCTTGTCGGCGATGAACTGCAGCGCGCGCCGCCCCGGTTCGCCGGGCTCGACCCGTTGCTGCTGCAGCGCCAGCCGCTCGCCGACCCAGGCCGGCAGCCGGGTGCGGTCGACGGAATCAACCTTGATCGACACGCCGGCGGCGTCCAGCGCCTGGAACCAGGCCGACTTGGCCGTGGCAAAGTCCAGCCGCGGCAGCGTGATGAACATGACCACGTCCGGCGAAGGCTGGGCAGCCACCGCGCGCAGCGCCTCGCCGCCGTCCTTGCCGGGCTTGCCGGAGGGAATCCGCAGCTCGACGATCTTGCGGTCGCCGAACAGCGACATCGATTGCTGCGCCTGGACCACGTGGCCCCAGTTGAAGCCGCGCTCGGAAGACAGCACCTCGCGCTCCGTGAAGCCGGCCTCGCGCGCAGCCTGGCGCAGGCGGTCGACCGCCTCCAGCACCAGCAGGTGCTCATCGCCATGCACCACGTAGAGCGGAGCCAGGCCGCGTCCCTTGGCCTGGCGCAGGTGCGCTTCGAGTCCATCGAGCTTGAGCTGCATGCCGTGCGCTTCTTTCCTCTGTCCTTGCCTGTTGGGCTTGTCTGGCCGGCGTTTATCGCGCCGCTCAGATGGCCTTGACCGCGCTCAGCCGGCGAATCAGCTGCTGCACGATGTCACGCTGCATGTCGCGATAGAGCTGCTGCTCTTCGTAATCCTTGGCCAGCGTGTTGGCTTCGTTGTAGGTCAGGTCGCGCGTGAGCACCAGTTGCGACGGCGCGATCAGCTCCTGGCCGCCGGCGTCACGCAGGCGGAAGGTGAAGCGCTGCGTCAGGCGATACTCGCGCACCACGCCGGTGGTGGTGATCGACAGCACTGTCTTGGTACGCGTGTCCTGCAGCACATCGAGCAGGGCATCCGCCTCTTTCGGGTCGGTCACGATCTGCGTGTCCGACCCGTTGCGGATGGCGCGGCGCAAATCGGAGCCCATCAGCGTATTGGGCGGAATGCTCACATACAGCCGCTTGAATGCGAAGTCCGCGTTGCCGCGCATGTGAAACCCGCAGCCGCCCAGCAGGCCGGCCAGCAGCAGCGTGGCCAGGACCTTGCGGCGGCCCTGCAGCGGTCGATCCAGCTTCTGTCCATCCATGTGGGCAGCTCCCTTGTTGGCTTCTCTCAGCGCTAGTTACAGCGCCACATTAAAGAACCACGTTAACGAGGCGGCCCGGGACCACCACGATCTTCTTCGGCGCGGCGCCTTCAGCGAACCTGGCAACAATCTCGCTGGCGGCGGCCATGGCCTCGATGGCGGCGCGATCGGCAACGGCCGGCACCTTCAGGCTGCCGCGCACCTTGCCGTTGATCTGCAGCACGAGGTCCAGCTCGCTTTGCACCAGCGCGGATTCGTCCACCTGCGGCCACGCTGCGTCGAGCAAGTCGCCGTACTGCGT comes from the Cupriavidus basilensis genome and includes:
- a CDS encoding glutamate-5-semialdehyde dehydrogenase, encoding MNELDLKQYMDRVGQQARAASRAMARASTADKNRALLTIAAAIRRDAAHLKAVNAGDVERARANGQDAAFIDRLTLSDKAIDTMAAGLEQIAALADPIGEISNMKFRPTGIQVGQMRVPLGVIGIIYESRPNVTIDAAALCLKSGNATILRGGSEAIDSNTALAALVAEGLAAAGLPPEAVQVISTTDRAAVGRLVTMTEYVDVIVPRGGKSLIARLMAEARVPMIKHLDGICHVYIDVDADLDKAVRVADNAKTQRYAPCNTMETLLVARAVAAAALPPLCRIYQEKGVELRVCAATRATLEAAGFTGLVDATEEDWRLEYLAPVLAIRTVAGLDEAIEHINTYGSAHTDSIITENYTTGMRFLREVDSASVMINASTRFADGFEYGLGAEIGISNDKLHARGPVGLEGLTSLKYVVFGHGEIRT
- a CDS encoding CopD family protein, translating into MLWVKALHIVFVVSWFAGLFYLPRIFVNLAMEREPASVQRLLLMARKLYRFMSMLAVPALVFGLWLYIGYGIGRGPGQGWMHAKLALVLVLIGYHHGCGVLLKKFEGGRNTRSHTFYRWFNELPVLVLLAVVILVVVKPF
- the lptE gene encoding LPS assembly lipoprotein LptE, coding for MDGQKLDRPLQGRRKVLATLLLAGLLGGCGFHMRGNADFAFKRLYVSIPPNTLMGSDLRRAIRNGSDTQIVTDPKEADALLDVLQDTRTKTVLSITTTGVVREYRLTQRFTFRLRDAGGQELIAPSQLVLTRDLTYNEANTLAKDYEEQQLYRDMQRDIVQQLIRRLSAVKAI
- the holA gene encoding DNA polymerase III subunit delta encodes the protein MQLKLDGLEAHLRQAKGRGLAPLYVVHGDEHLLVLEAVDRLRQAAREAGFTEREVLSSERGFNWGHVVQAQQSMSLFGDRKIVELRIPSGKPGKDGGEALRAVAAQPSPDVVMFITLPRLDFATAKSAWFQALDAAGVSIKVDSVDRTRLPAWVGERLALQQQRVEPGEPGRRALQFIADKVEGNLLAAHQEIQKLGLLYPAGPLTFEQVHDAVLNVARYDVFKLSEAMLSGDVPRLVRMLEGLRGEGEATVLVLWALTEEIRVLSKVRQGLAAGKQIGVLTRELRIWGPREKLVPQAAQRLSLAQLEAALGMAAKLDRQVKGLRAEGMPAEPWDGLLQLALTIAR